Proteins from a single region of Caloramator sp. E03:
- a CDS encoding GNAT family N-acetyltransferase — protein sequence MQYILKNGKTLLIRKAQEDDAREIVKISDKIGGESDNLTFGVDDYYFDEEEERIIIRNIKKRNNCLFIVGIVDERIVGILTFIASQRKRLMHRGDVSIYILKDYWGLGIGSYMMDYFLNWAKEAKTIKKVSLEVRADNQRAINLYKKFGFEIEGTIKDALCINGTLYDTYFMAKKIGR from the coding sequence ATGCAGTATATTTTAAAAAACGGAAAGACATTACTCATAAGAAAAGCACAGGAAGATGACGCAAGGGAGATTGTAAAGATTTCAGATAAAATAGGCGGGGAAAGTGATAACCTGACCTTTGGGGTAGATGACTATTATTTTGATGAGGAAGAGGAAAGAATAATTATAAGAAATATTAAAAAAAGAAATAACTGTCTTTTTATTGTAGGAATTGTTGATGAAAGGATAGTTGGAATATTAACCTTTATAGCCTCCCAAAGGAAAAGGCTGATGCACAGGGGAGATGTTAGTATATATATATTAAAGGATTATTGGGGTCTTGGAATAGGTTCATATATGATGGATTACTTTTTAAATTGGGCAAAGGAGGCTAAAACGATTAAAAAAGTATCCTTGGAGGTTAGGGCTGATAATCAAAGGGCAATTAATCTATATAAAAAATTTGGCTTTGAGATTGAAGGTACAATAAAAGATGCACTATGTATTAACGGAACACTATATGATACTTATTTTATGGCAAAGAAAATAGGCAGGTGA
- a CDS encoding TatD family hydrolase — MIFDSHAHYDDEAFDEDRDEVIEKIKNSGVKAVINCSSSIESVEKVYELSLKYDFIYGALGIHPEFPKDLKGNINKIGDLSQNKKIVAIGEIGLDYHYEGYDRDEQIRIFKEQMDLARCLNLPVVVHSRDAMEDTLKVLSEFKTVTGVLHCFSGSLESAKMAIKLGYYIGFTGVITFKNAKKSIEVLKGIPEDRILVETDCPYMAPTPFRGERNDSSYLTYILDKVAQVREISFDKACNLTYKNAENLFRINKVQ, encoded by the coding sequence TTGATATTTGATTCCCATGCTCACTATGATGATGAAGCTTTTGATGAAGATAGGGATGAGGTAATAGAAAAAATAAAGAATTCAGGAGTTAAAGCTGTTATAAACTGCTCATCAAGCATTGAATCTGTTGAAAAGGTCTATGAGCTTTCTTTAAAATACGATTTTATATATGGTGCCCTTGGAATTCACCCTGAGTTTCCTAAGGACTTAAAGGGGAACATTAACAAAATAGGGGATTTATCACAAAATAAAAAAATAGTTGCAATAGGCGAGATTGGTCTTGATTATCACTATGAAGGCTATGATAGGGATGAGCAGATAAGAATATTTAAAGAGCAGATGGATCTTGCAAGATGCCTTAATCTTCCTGTTGTAGTACACAGCAGGGATGCAATGGAGGATACTTTAAAGGTACTTTCAGAATTTAAAACAGTAACGGGCGTTCTTCACTGCTTTTCAGGAAGTTTAGAAAGTGCTAAAATGGCTATAAAGCTTGGATATTATATAGGCTTTACAGGGGTTATAACCTTTAAAAATGCTAAAAAATCAATTGAAGTTTTAAAAGGTATTCCAGAGGATAGAATACTTGTTGAAACTGACTGCCCCTATATGGCACCAACCCCATTTAGAGGTGAGAGGAACGATTCTTCATATCTTACCTATATATTAGATAAGGTTGCACAGGTTAGGGAAATAAGTTTTGATAAGGCTTGTAATTTAACCTATAAAAACGCAGAAAATCTTTTTAGAATTAATAAGGTGCAGTAA
- a CDS encoding prolipoprotein diacylglyceryl transferase: protein MYPVLFKIGNLTIYTYGALMATAILCGLLLALYRGKKRGFNTDNIIDIALYGIIGGLIGAKLLFFIAEAPTILKNPSSILEMIKEGFVVYGAIIGGVLAGYIYCKIKNINFLKYFDLVAPSIAFAQGIGRIGCFSAGCCYGKEVHNFPLAVTFKISEYAPNNIPLYPTQLMSSFGNFLIAAALLIFASKERKDGKVAGLYMILYSIGRFIIEFFRDDPRGNVGILSTSQFICIFVLIGGIIIYNFDRIKKSPASHD from the coding sequence ATGTATCCAGTGTTATTTAAAATAGGCAATTTAACTATATATACTTATGGTGCTTTAATGGCTACTGCAATACTTTGCGGGTTGCTTCTTGCACTGTACAGGGGTAAAAAAAGAGGATTTAATACCGATAATATAATAGACATTGCATTATATGGTATAATAGGTGGGCTTATAGGTGCAAAGCTTTTATTTTTTATTGCAGAAGCACCAACCATACTTAAAAATCCATCATCAATACTTGAAATGATTAAAGAAGGCTTTGTGGTTTATGGTGCAATAATTGGGGGAGTACTTGCAGGGTATATATACTGCAAAATAAAAAATATAAACTTTCTAAAATATTTTGACCTTGTTGCCCCATCAATAGCCTTTGCCCAGGGGATAGGAAGGATAGGTTGTTTTAGTGCAGGTTGCTGCTATGGTAAAGAGGTTCACAATTTCCCATTAGCAGTTACGTTTAAAATTTCAGAGTATGCACCAAACAACATTCCCCTTTATCCAACACAGCTTATGTCAAGCTTTGGTAACTTTTTAATTGCTGCAGCTTTATTAATCTTTGCTTCAAAGGAGCGGAAGGATGGAAAGGTTGCCGGGCTTTATATGATATTATACAGTATTGGAAGATTTATAATAGAATTTTTTAGAGATGATCCAAGAGGAAATGTTGGTATTCTGTCAACCTCCCAATTTATTTGCATTTTTGTATTAATTGGGGGTATAATAATATATAATTTTGATAGAATAAAAAAGTCTCCTGCCTCTCATGACTAA
- the rsmA gene encoding 16S rRNA (adenine(1518)-N(6)/adenine(1519)-N(6))-dimethyltransferase RsmA, with the protein MSLTSKTLDIIKHFEFKFNKNLGQNFLIDENILNKIIDGAELDHDDCALEIGPGIGTLTQAMAKRCKRVIAIEIDDSLIDILNETLGNYENIKIIHGDALKMDFKKLIEDEGLDNVKIVANLPYYLTTPFITNILSQKTNIKSLTLMIQKEVADRITAKCGSSDYSSLSLLCTYFCDIHKIARVSKNCFIPKPKVESAVIRMDVKKEPSIKVIDEDLLFRVIRFAFNMRRKTLWNALKPLGLGEDKLKCAFEKSGIDPVRRGETLSLEEFGRLSDEIKGLI; encoded by the coding sequence ATGAGCCTTACATCCAAAACTTTAGATATAATAAAGCACTTTGAATTTAAATTCAACAAAAATCTTGGACAAAACTTTTTAATAGATGAAAACATATTAAATAAGATTATAGACGGGGCAGAGCTTGATCATGATGACTGTGCTTTAGAGATAGGCCCAGGAATTGGAACTTTGACGCAGGCTATGGCAAAGCGCTGCAAGAGGGTTATAGCTATTGAAATAGATGATTCTTTAATTGATATTTTAAATGAAACATTAGGAAATTATGAAAACATAAAGATAATCCATGGTGATGCCCTTAAAATGGATTTTAAAAAGTTAATAGAAGATGAAGGATTAGATAACGTTAAAATAGTAGCCAATCTTCCATATTATCTTACAACTCCTTTTATAACAAATATTTTAAGCCAAAAAACTAATATAAAAAGCCTTACATTAATGATACAAAAAGAGGTTGCAGACAGAATAACTGCAAAATGTGGAAGCAGCGATTATAGTTCGCTTTCCCTTCTTTGCACCTACTTTTGCGATATACATAAAATAGCAAGAGTTTCAAAAAACTGCTTTATACCAAAGCCTAAAGTTGAGTCAGCAGTAATAAGGATGGATGTAAAGAAAGAACCTTCAATTAAAGTTATAGATGAAGATTTACTATTTAGAGTAATAAGGTTTGCATTTAATATGAGAAGGAAAACTCTTTGGAATGCACTAAAACCTTTAGGACTTGGAGAAGACAAATTAAAATGTGCCTTTGAAAAATCAGGAATTGACCCTGTAAGAAGAGGTGAAACATTAAGCCTTGAGGAGTTTGGAAGGCTTAGCGACGAGATTAAAGGTTTAATTTAA
- the metG gene encoding methionine--tRNA ligase: MEKKTYYITTPIYYPSDKLHIGNTYTTVAADAMARFKRLTGYDVMFLTGTDEHGQKIQRIAEGKGTTPKEYVDKIVAGIKDLWKLMNISYDRFIRTTDNYHEKAVQKIFKKLYDQGDIYKGYYEGWYCTPCESFFTETQLIDGKCPDCGRSVEWTKEEAYFFKLSKYQDKLLKYIEEHPEFIQPESRKNEMINNFLKPGLDDLCVSRTSFTWGIPVEFDPKHVVYVWVDALSNYITAMGYGSDNESDYKKYWPADVHLVGKDIVRFHTIIWPIMLMALGEPLPKQVFGHGWLLVDGGKMSKSKGNVVDPVVLSEHFGVDAVRYYLLREIPFGADGLFNNEMFIKKINSDLANDLGNLVSRTLTMVEKYFDGVLVKGTFEGSFDEDLKKTALNVVVKVEDLMNSLRISDAMDEIWHLIGRANKYIDETMPWVLSKDETKKDRLAGVLYNLVESIRITSVLISSFLPETSLKINSQFNFTDDILTWQSALEFGKAKEGVKVKRGEILFPRIDVEKKLLELESLKDKPKEEKKFEMESIKSEITIDDFDKIDLRVVKVVECEKIKGSNKLLKLKVEMNGEIRQVVSGISKFYEPESLIGKKVILVANLKPVKLKGVDSFGMILAASTPDDSKLYVATVDGDIETGSRVR; this comes from the coding sequence ATGGAAAAGAAAACCTACTATATTACAACCCCAATATACTATCCAAGCGATAAACTACATATAGGGAATACCTATACAACTGTTGCTGCTGATGCTATGGCAAGATTTAAAAGGCTAACAGGCTATGACGTAATGTTTTTAACTGGAACCGATGAGCACGGACAGAAAATACAAAGAATAGCAGAAGGAAAAGGCACTACTCCAAAGGAATATGTTGACAAAATAGTTGCAGGAATAAAGGATTTATGGAAATTAATGAACATATCCTACGACAGGTTCATAAGGACGACAGATAACTACCATGAAAAAGCAGTTCAGAAGATATTTAAAAAGCTCTATGACCAAGGTGATATATATAAGGGGTATTATGAAGGCTGGTACTGTACTCCCTGTGAATCCTTCTTTACAGAAACCCAGCTAATTGACGGAAAATGCCCTGACTGTGGAAGAAGCGTTGAATGGACAAAGGAAGAAGCATACTTTTTCAAACTTTCAAAGTATCAGGACAAACTCCTTAAATATATAGAGGAGCATCCTGAGTTTATTCAACCTGAATCAAGAAAAAATGAGATGATAAATAACTTTTTAAAGCCGGGGCTTGATGATCTTTGTGTTTCAAGAACTTCATTTACTTGGGGAATTCCTGTTGAGTTTGATCCAAAGCATGTTGTATACGTTTGGGTTGATGCCCTCTCAAACTACATAACTGCAATGGGTTATGGAAGTGATAACGAATCTGATTATAAAAAATACTGGCCAGCTGATGTACACCTTGTTGGAAAAGACATAGTAAGATTCCATACTATAATATGGCCAATAATGCTAATGGCTCTTGGGGAACCTCTTCCAAAACAGGTTTTTGGCCACGGATGGCTTCTTGTTGATGGAGGAAAAATGTCAAAGTCAAAAGGAAATGTTGTTGATCCTGTAGTGCTTTCAGAGCATTTTGGGGTTGATGCAGTAAGGTATTATCTTTTAAGAGAAATACCCTTTGGAGCCGATGGTCTTTTTAATAACGAGATGTTCATAAAGAAGATTAACTCAGATCTTGCAAATGACCTTGGAAACCTTGTTTCAAGAACTTTAACAATGGTTGAAAAGTACTTTGATGGAGTTTTAGTTAAAGGAACATTTGAAGGATCCTTTGATGAAGACTTAAAGAAAACTGCCCTTAATGTTGTAGTTAAAGTTGAAGATTTAATGAACAGCCTTAGAATTAGCGATGCAATGGATGAGATATGGCATCTTATAGGAAGGGCAAATAAATATATTGATGAGACAATGCCCTGGGTGCTTTCAAAGGATGAAACAAAGAAGGATAGGCTTGCAGGGGTTTTATACAATCTTGTAGAGAGCATTAGAATAACATCAGTACTTATATCATCCTTCCTTCCAGAAACAAGCTTAAAAATAAACAGCCAATTTAACTTTACTGATGACATATTAACTTGGCAGTCAGCTTTAGAGTTTGGAAAAGCAAAAGAAGGGGTAAAAGTTAAAAGAGGTGAAATACTCTTCCCAAGGATTGATGTTGAAAAGAAGCTTTTAGAGCTTGAAAGTTTAAAAGATAAACCAAAGGAAGAGAAAAAATTTGAGATGGAGAGCATAAAAAGTGAAATCACAATAGATGATTTTGATAAAATTGACCTTAGGGTTGTTAAGGTAGTTGAATGTGAAAAGATTAAAGGCTCAAATAAGCTTTTAAAATTAAAGGTTGAGATGAACGGAGAAATACGCCAGGTAGTATCAGGAATTTCCAAATTCTATGAACCAGAAAGTTTAATAGGCAAAAAAGTAATACTTGTTGCAAACTTAAAGCCTGTAAAATTAAAGGGAGTTGATTCCTTTGGAATGATACTTGCAGCTTCAACTCCTGATGATTCAAAGCTTTATGTTGCAACAGTTGATGGCGATATAGAAACAGGAAGCAGGGTGAGATAG
- a CDS encoding ubiquitin-like domain-containing protein, whose amino-acid sequence MELSRKFAQLKIRKFLADPALIASVLLSFAILFVCAERIKKDVYIEADGNITKITTSSSKVKDVLESANIKVGQWDKVVPGLDSSVKKDMTITIKRAVPITLRYDGKIENVYSAEDTVSEILKSKGISLNEKDKVVPTLASNIIEGLDIKITRVKEETIVTTEQIPFKTVKRNDDNLAKGTVKVLQEGAEGEKDVITKVVYEDGKEVSRTKVGEKIKKSPVNKLVAVGTLSWFIPYRGADRVYYTRKLVMKATSYTADYASTGKNPGDPGYGITRTGTVVRRNPDGYSTVAVDPNVIPLGTRLYVEGYGFAIAEDTGGAVKGKIIDLYFNPGTAEYRRWSTRYVNVYVIR is encoded by the coding sequence TTGGAATTAAGTAGGAAGTTTGCTCAGCTAAAGATAAGAAAGTTCTTGGCAGACCCTGCGCTAATTGCCTCTGTCCTTTTATCCTTTGCTATTCTTTTTGTTTGTGCAGAGAGAATAAAAAAAGATGTTTATATTGAAGCAGATGGTAATATAACAAAAATTACAACTTCAAGTTCAAAGGTAAAGGATGTTTTAGAATCAGCTAATATTAAAGTTGGTCAATGGGACAAAGTAGTGCCAGGGCTTGACAGTTCAGTTAAGAAAGACATGACAATTACTATAAAACGTGCAGTGCCTATAACATTAAGATATGATGGAAAGATTGAGAATGTATATTCTGCAGAGGATACAGTATCTGAGATTTTAAAGAGCAAAGGAATTTCGCTAAATGAAAAGGACAAAGTTGTTCCAACATTAGCTTCTAACATCATTGAAGGATTGGATATTAAAATAACAAGAGTAAAAGAAGAAACAATAGTAACTACAGAGCAAATTCCATTTAAGACAGTTAAAAGAAACGATGACAACCTTGCAAAGGGTACAGTTAAGGTGCTGCAGGAAGGTGCAGAAGGAGAAAAAGACGTTATAACAAAGGTTGTCTATGAAGATGGTAAGGAAGTTTCAAGGACTAAAGTTGGTGAGAAGATTAAAAAGTCTCCGGTAAATAAATTGGTGGCTGTTGGAACGCTGTCTTGGTTTATTCCTTACCGTGGTGCAGATAGGGTTTACTATACAAGAAAGCTTGTAATGAAGGCAACATCCTATACTGCTGACTATGCTTCAACAGGGAAGAACCCTGGAGATCCTGGATATGGCATAACAAGGACTGGAACGGTGGTCAGAAGGAACCCTGACGGTTATAGCACCGTTGCAGTAGATCCTAATGTAATTCCTCTTGGTACAAGGCTTTATGTTGAAGGTTATGGATTTGCAATTGCAGAGGATACTGGAGGAGCAGTAAAAGGAAAAATAATAGATCTTTATTTTAATCCAGGAACTGCAGAATACAGAAGATGGAGTACCCGGTATGTAAATGTATACGTTATAAGATAA
- the rnmV gene encoding ribonuclease M5, protein MIKEIIVVEGKDDVAAVKRAVDAELITTSGLGITDKTIEKIKTAAKNRGVIVFTDPDYAGEKIRKIISQKVPGCKHAFLPRELAMKDKDIGIENASVEAIRDALSKVKTEVFGRNEFTMDDLYKYGLLGEENSSILRDKVGAILGIGYGNGKQFLNRLNRYGITREEYESAIKKSKEN, encoded by the coding sequence ATGATAAAGGAGATAATAGTTGTTGAAGGAAAGGACGATGTTGCAGCTGTAAAGCGTGCTGTTGATGCAGAGCTTATTACAACATCTGGCCTTGGAATTACAGATAAGACTATAGAGAAAATAAAGACAGCAGCAAAAAATAGAGGAGTAATAGTCTTTACTGATCCAGACTATGCTGGAGAAAAAATAAGAAAGATTATAAGCCAAAAGGTTCCAGGATGTAAGCATGCATTCCTTCCAAGGGAACTTGCAATGAAGGATAAAGATATTGGAATTGAGAATGCTTCGGTTGAGGCAATAAGGGATGCATTATCAAAGGTTAAGACAGAAGTTTTTGGAAGAAATGAGTTTACTATGGATGACCTTTATAAATACGGCCTTTTAGGGGAAGAAAATTCATCGATTTTAAGGGATAAGGTTGGAGCAATCCTTGGAATAGGATATGGTAATGGCAAGCAGTTTTTAAACAGGTTAAATAGATATGGAATAACAAGGGAAGAATATGAAAGTGCAATAAAAAAATCAAAGGAGAATTAA